In Oscillatoria sp. FACHB-1407, one DNA window encodes the following:
- a CDS encoding sulfite exporter TauE/SafE family protein — translation MRTIWAFAWGALVGVLGGLIGLGGAEFRLPVLVSIFNYRTIQAVIINLIVSLVTVTFSFIFRSGIVGLENVIANWTVIVNILAGSLIGSYLGVHYATRINEQILNRVVVVFLIFLSVVLMGHNLIFGVGSLLLPELARISLGFLAGIVIGIFSSMLGVAGGELIIPTIILLFAVDIKLAGSLSLAISIPTVLVGLLKYKSQQKLKEVKSEREFIVSMAFGSILGALGGSYLLSYISSSLLYLLLGSILFLSALKLARHKVVP, via the coding sequence ATGCGAACGATCTGGGCATTTGCATGGGGGGCATTGGTCGGCGTTTTAGGTGGACTCATTGGGTTAGGGGGTGCAGAGTTTCGTCTACCTGTGCTGGTTAGTATTTTTAACTATCGAACCATTCAAGCAGTTATTATCAACCTCATTGTGAGTTTGGTTACGGTCACATTCTCATTCATCTTTCGCAGCGGTATTGTTGGTCTAGAAAATGTGATTGCAAATTGGACGGTCATCGTTAATATTTTGGCAGGCTCTCTAATTGGTTCCTATTTGGGAGTTCATTATGCAACTCGAATTAACGAACAAATTCTAAATCGGGTTGTTGTAGTGTTTCTGATTTTTCTAAGTGTCGTGTTGATGGGGCATAACCTCATCTTTGGTGTCGGAAGTCTGCTCTTACCAGAGCTTGCCAGAATTAGCCTTGGATTTTTAGCAGGAATTGTAATTGGTATTTTTAGCAGTATGTTGGGTGTCGCAGGTGGCGAGTTGATCATCCCAACGATTATTTTGTTGTTTGCTGTTGATATTAAACTGGCAGGAAGTTTGAGCCTTGCAATTAGCATTCCAACAGTTCTGGTGGGTCTGTTGAAATACAAGAGTCAACAAAAGCTTAAGGAAGTTAAATCAGAGCGAGAATTTATTGTTTCAATGGCATTTGGTTCAATTTTGGGAGCATTGGGTGGCAGCTATTTATTGAGCTATATTTCTAGTTCCCTGTTGTATCTACTCCTGGGTTCAATTTTATTTTTATCTGCATTGAAGTTAGCCAGACACAAAGTGGTTCCATAA
- a CDS encoding VOC family protein — MKNPVGYFEIPVIDLDRAIRFYEAVFGL, encoded by the coding sequence ATGAAAAACCCAGTTGGCTACTTTGAAATTCCGGTGATTGACCTCGATCGCGCCATCCGTTTTTATGAGGCAGTTTTTGGGCTATGA
- a CDS encoding response regulator transcription factor, whose translation MPRILVIDDDPAISELVAVNLEMAGYDVSQATDGIKGQALALQLLPDLIMLDLMLPKVDGFTVCQRLRRDERTADIPVLMLTALGQTQDKVDGFNAGADDYLTKPFEIEEMLARVRALLRRTDRIPQAAKHSEILNYGPLTLVPERLEAIWFDQTVKLTHLEFELLHCLLQRHGQTVSPSEILKEVWGYDPDDDIETIRVHVRHLRTKLEPDPRHPRYIKTVYGAGYCLELPAVQTDDVSDTESESPTVA comes from the coding sequence ATGCCTCGGATACTCGTCATTGACGATGACCCTGCAATTTCAGAGCTGGTCGCTGTGAATTTAGAAATGGCTGGGTATGATGTCAGTCAGGCAACTGACGGCATCAAGGGTCAGGCATTGGCTCTTCAGCTATTGCCCGACCTTATTATGTTAGACCTGATGCTTCCTAAGGTAGACGGTTTTACAGTATGCCAGCGGTTGCGTCGGGATGAGCGTACAGCCGACATTCCAGTGCTCATGTTGACTGCATTGGGTCAAACCCAAGACAAAGTCGATGGCTTTAATGCTGGTGCTGATGATTACTTAACAAAACCCTTTGAAATTGAAGAAATGTTGGCACGGGTTCGGGCACTCCTGCGGCGCACCGATCGCATTCCCCAAGCTGCCAAGCACAGCGAAATTCTCAACTATGGTCCTCTAACATTGGTTCCTGAGCGATTAGAGGCAATTTGGTTTGACCAAACCGTGAAATTAACTCATCTAGAGTTTGAGTTACTGCACTGTTTGTTGCAACGCCATGGGCAGACGGTTTCGCCAAGTGAAATCTTGAAAGAGGTCTGGGGATACGACCCCGATGATGATATTGAAACAATTCGGGTTCACGTTAGACATTTGAGAACTAAGCTAGAGCCTGATCCCCGTCATCCCCGTTACATCAAAACCGTCTATGGTGCGGGCTACTGTCTAGAGTTGCCAGCCGTACAGACAGACGATGTCAGTGATACAGAGTCAGAATCCCCTACCGTTGCTTGA
- a CDS encoding DUF2996 domain-containing protein translates to MPEEPTPTESQDTPAAPEAAAEKPKRQKPAAAEGAPAAKAEKPKKEKAPALEDKPFVEFMNQDYLPKLKQMMETLGVTDLTLTFEKRSLPIKGLEEAGDCWQVLGDFKAGQRQFLIGFLKEDIQSQKVFAYAEGGAKPSTLESFMIDERKVTLDLLLLYTVQRLNGQKWLVRN, encoded by the coding sequence ATGCCAGAAGAACCTACTCCAACCGAGTCACAAGATACCCCTGCTGCACCAGAGGCAGCGGCTGAAAAGCCAAAGCGTCAAAAACCTGCGGCAGCAGAAGGAGCACCTGCGGCTAAAGCAGAAAAGCCTAAAAAAGAAAAAGCCCCTGCCCTGGAGGATAAGCCCTTTGTCGAGTTTATGAACCAGGATTATCTGCCTAAGTTAAAGCAGATGATGGAAACGCTGGGCGTTACTGACCTCACCCTGACGTTTGAGAAGCGATCGCTCCCCATTAAGGGGTTAGAAGAGGCTGGGGATTGCTGGCAAGTGCTCGGCGACTTCAAGGCTGGTCAACGACAATTTCTGATCGGCTTCCTGAAAGAAGATATTCAGAGCCAGAAGGTGTTTGCCTATGCTGAGGGCGGAGCTAAACCCAGCACCTTAGAATCCTTCATGATTGATGAGCGCAAGGTAACGCTGGATTTACTGTTGCTCTATACAGTGCAGCGATTGAACGGTCAAAAATGGCTGGTCAGAAATTAA
- a CDS encoding glycosyltransferase: protein MIIDGVVILGLLTTLLYGLKLRQVAQQAPRLSQPSNLDLRSPLSSTVAVVVPAYNEANNVESCLKSILNSTSLPPEQLEVWLVDDQSTDETWAIAQALYQQLGDPRLKLLSGAPRPHTEVWVGKNWACAQVATLLTADYVLFLDADMRLKPGAIEAAVTAAVQENADLLSCAPAIVCGCWAEWLIQPLMIGVLLAGFPFAAVNDPQDETAFATGQFMLFRRSAYEAIGGHRSVAAEVVEDVTLAQQIKSNGFALRYRLGADLASVQMYDSWASIWEGWTKNLYLGCQRSLKTIAHLCLAILMTCTLPWVALGVLLRQAATGSIAIADGVAIALSIVTITLHYALRRTEEQIAHIPPRYWWLTPVGGVLIVAIAIGSAIKTETGWGWTWRGRSLRSSPLE, encoded by the coding sequence ATGATTATCGACGGAGTTGTCATCCTTGGGTTGCTCACTACCCTGCTGTATGGTTTGAAGCTGCGACAAGTCGCTCAGCAAGCCCCTCGATTATCTCAGCCTAGCAATCTTGATCTACGATCGCCACTTTCATCAACGGTGGCAGTTGTCGTGCCTGCTTATAACGAAGCTAACAATGTAGAGAGTTGTCTGAAATCAATTCTAAACAGCACATCATTACCGCCAGAGCAATTGGAGGTGTGGTTAGTAGATGACCAATCTACGGATGAAACCTGGGCGATCGCTCAGGCGTTGTATCAGCAATTGGGCGACCCACGGCTCAAGTTACTGTCTGGGGCACCTCGACCTCACACTGAAGTTTGGGTTGGCAAAAATTGGGCGTGTGCTCAGGTGGCAACGTTGCTGACAGCAGACTATGTGCTGTTTTTAGATGCAGATATGCGGCTCAAACCTGGGGCGATCGAAGCGGCAGTGACAGCCGCAGTTCAGGAAAACGCCGATTTGCTCAGTTGTGCCCCGGCGATTGTCTGTGGTTGCTGGGCGGAGTGGTTGATTCAACCGTTGATGATTGGGGTTTTATTGGCAGGGTTTCCCTTTGCGGCGGTGAATGATCCCCAGGATGAAACGGCGTTTGCTACGGGTCAGTTTATGTTGTTTCGGCGATCGGCGTATGAGGCGATTGGAGGACACCGATCTGTTGCTGCTGAGGTGGTGGAGGATGTCACCCTGGCACAACAAATTAAATCCAATGGCTTTGCTTTGCGCTATAGGTTAGGAGCCGACCTGGCATCGGTGCAGATGTATGACTCTTGGGCAAGCATCTGGGAGGGGTGGACGAAGAACCTCTATTTAGGGTGTCAGCGAAGCCTCAAGACGATCGCCCACCTTTGTCTGGCAATATTAATGACCTGCACGCTGCCGTGGGTTGCTTTAGGAGTTCTGTTAAGGCAGGCCGCTACAGGTTCCATTGCCATAGCAGATGGGGTGGCGATCGCTTTGTCTATTGTTACCATCACACTTCACTATGCTTTGCGGCGCACCGAGGAACAGATTGCTCACATTCCTCCTCGCTATTGGTGGCTTACACCAGTGGGGGGAGTGCTGATTGTGGCGATCGCGATTGGGTCTGCTATCAAAACGGAGACGGGTTGGGGCTGGACATGGCGGGGGCGATCGCTTCGTAGTTCTCCATTGGAGTAA